Proteins from one Porites lutea chromosome 3, jaPorLute2.1, whole genome shotgun sequence genomic window:
- the LOC140932248 gene encoding uncharacterized protein produces the protein MVWVEKFSSLTLSEDDSTNVIERQGSEPFQSNLSEGWALHKPKGGVPRFSEKVRQYLTSKFEIGEQSGRKEDLRQVSQDMRKAKGENGERLFSREEWLTEAQIQGFFFRLSSSRWRRAGLSASTAVDDKSDVEEVNHMTTVESVVTEIGLTHPMVHDIYYLCDYDQEEKLNYFTVSMLKEICTFFEPPFKWKIANEKNRKIANEMNGV, from the exons ATGGT CTGGGTTGAAAAATTCTCATCCCTTACCCTTTCAGAAGACGACAGTACCAATGTTATCGAGAGACAGGGTAGCGAACCTTTCCAGTCGAATTTAAGTGAAGGATGGGCACTTCATAAGCCAAAAGGTGGAGTTCCTCGCTTCTCAGAGAAAGTAAGGCAGTATCTCACCTCCAAGTTTGAAATTGGTGAGCAATCTGGAAGGAAAGAGGATCTGCGACAAGTCTCGCAAGATATGAGGAAAGCGAAGGGGGAAAACGGGGAGCGCCTGTTTTCCCGGGAAGAGTGGCTAACCGAAGCCCaaatacaaggatttttcttccgTTTGTCCTCCTCGAGATGGAGACGGGCAGGTTTGTCTGCGAGCACCGCGGTTGACGATAAATCTGACGTGGAAGAAGTGAATCACATGACCACCGTCGAATCAGTTGTAACAGAAATTGGCTTAACGCATCCAATGGTCCATGACATTTATTACTTGTGTGACTACGATCAGGAGGAAAAATTGaactattttactgtttccatgCTTAAGGAAATCTGTACTTTCTTCGAGCCCCCATTTAaatggaaaattgcaaatgaaaagaataggaaaattgcaaatgaaatgaatggggtttag